CACATCTTGTCCTCCAAATGTTGTCCAAAGAGGAACATCACAAGCAACCTATGTAAATAGATGGAACTGAGTGATGCTAATCAATGAAATCAATGCATTTTGTCATTCATCACACATTACTTCACTCaacaataaaatcttttttattaaggTCCAGATGATTGTACCATAGTTGCAGAATTATCATTTCATCATGTTAGGAATTAAAATCAAGGTCAACGTTTCCTTTATTTTACATCCTATTACTATAGACTCAGAAATAACTTCCATAGACTTTAAATTCTTATCCAGTACCAtataacaaacaaaaataaaataaaatattatgcaaGTGACTTGTGCTTGAGTTTAGACATCTTGTAAGCTGCAGCGGCCGCATGCatagaataagaaaatatagCTGTTCCATGCCCTCATTAAGTCATTATGAACAAAAACCTGGGATGGTAATAATAGTTGAAAGGGGAGTACTGAGTTAGTTCCAGAAGTAACACGTGTATCAATCTGGTCGTTAAAGTGTCAATTTACTCAACTTGGTCCCCTAACTTGGTATCGTAACTCGCATTAGTCTCTAGCCCTATTTTCGTCATAGAACCGTTAACGGCGTGCTAAGATACAGTGACGGCTGCCATGTTGAACTCCTTAACGACTATCTGATGTGACAATTGAAACTTTTTACCTCAATTTTCTCTTCAAGAAGCCTTTAAAACCCTTAACTAAAATTAGGTTTAGGAATTTTAAAGGCTTCGTAGGGAGAAAATTGAGATAAAAATGTTTCCATTGCCACATTAGGAAGAACAGAGTGGCAACCGTCACTCCATCTCACCGCATCGTTGATGGTTTTGTGACGAAAACAAAGTCAAGGACCAACGTGAGTCACGAAAGCCAAGTTGGGAGACCAAATTGAGTAATTGAAACTTTGGGGACCAGATTGAAACGCAAGTGTAACTTCAGAGACTATTCTAAGTATTAACTCATTAAAATGGAGTAAAGTATTCTTTCAATTCAGAGCACACGCAATTAATCGAAAGAGCCCCACGTCCTGTGTAGGATAACAATTATTTCCACACGGCTCATTTGGAGAATTTGTAATGTACTCTGCTAGAGTTAAAAGAGCCAAAAAAACATCCCCTATTAATTACAAGCAACAAAGCAGATGGGATGAAAGAGGTGTTTGCATGAgcattttctttatctttttataaaagatctttttttcatAGAAGAAAGTTATTTCACATTTGATAGACTTCACATATTAAAACGTCTTTTGCTTCTATTTTTTTGAAAGTAAGGTATTGTTGTCTtttagaaaaaacaaataatttgcttttttaaataaaagtactTTTCTTAAAAGTTGTATCCAAGACCaaatgtatttaaaatttaataaaaatactttatttctgaaaaaaaatgtacttttttcaaagaaaaaacaaacaatcCAAACCAACATTGATTGCCCATCCAAGATCAAGAACACACCTTGTGGATTGTAAAAGCTGGCTGCAAGTATTTAAACCCAAGTAATGGAGCACGAGAACAACTGGTGACAAATTTAAGAAGCATACAGCGCTCATCTGGTTTGAAGCCTTTAACCACCTGTACATAGtggtagaagaaagaaaatgaaaccgATGTCTTAAAACTGGTATACGCAAAACTAAGTAGGCAACATTGCGTCAGTTTTCTAAAGATCGGGGGCATTAATGTACTCCACCAATACATTTAGACATCAATTTATTCCTTAGATACAtagatatttatatttgagaGACAAGATAAATGTAAAAAAACTTGACAACTCTCATGTTTTCAGGCATCTATCATAAATGTGTAAGGCTTTGATTATAGCAAGGGAAGTAAATTACATCAGATTAAGGCTTGGTTTggtaaaaatttttcaagagatttttaaaattttcaaaagcaCAAACTTCTCATTTTGTGTTTGGTCAAAAAGACCATGTGCTTGTATTTGGAGCTTTTAAAAGATAGGAGCGCACTTTTTAAAATTGGCTTGTgcttatgaaaattaaaaagtctcATATAATCTCATACATTAATTAACTTCCaaatttaacttttatatttatgtccattatagtatttttaaattttaaaaactattttatcaaatacaattgttgcttgtactttttaagagtcatttttaatttaatttaccaaaAGTAGATactacaatttttaaaaagctATCATTTAAAAACCAGCTTTCATAAGCTACTTTTGAAAAGTAAAACCTTTACATAACCAAGCCTAAATACAATGCTAAAGACTAGTTGTTGTAACACCAGAAGGAAATTGTTGAATCAAGTGGTAATCAATACCTCCCAAAAAATCTTGATTGTCTTGCTTCTCTCATTGTAACCTCCAGTGTATCGGgtgttatttttcaaatcatcaatgTCAATATCATAATTGCCACCTGAAAGCAACTGCATTCTCACTAAACTCAGAAATCTTGCTGTCAAAATGAgtcatcaaaaataaataattcattttGTGAGTTATCATGAATTAGTTGTTGTAGGCAaggatatttttctttatcatgacatattctttgcataaataaaaagttaatttgaTATTGATTGCAGCATTTTCGAAAAAGCAAAATCTTGGAACAGAAAATCTTTATTGcaatttaacaaaagaaaatacttGAGTGAACCCTCCCCACCCCAACCCCCCACccgggaaaagaaaaaggaaaacccAACTTTTTCAGCACTAAGGAAATAAAATACCTGATTAAATTCACTGGCATTGAATAATTTCAACCAGGATGGAGATATAAGATCGGTTAACCCTCTATAAAATGCATTTGAAAATGGCAGTATCTGCAATTTCAATAGTCACATATATAACCATGATACGACTGTCGAAACGGTACAAACCTGAATAATTTCCATTAGACTACACAAACTGATAATAAAACCTGTATGTTGAGTTTATAATCAGCCATTGCATGTATGTACTGCAACTTGTTCTCGTTTGTCACAGAAATATCTTTTCCACCAGACTTAAGCTCAATCACATGTCTTTTGCCAAATGATTCTTCAGTAACTGTGAAATCAAGACAGAGTTCCTTCACATCACCCTCATAATTCTGCATGAAGGAATATGTGAACGTTGCATTATAATGTCAAAATGGTAAACTGAGAGAATTGAAATACGGCAATCTACACAACAAAAAATCAAGGGAAGAACAACCAAAGCCCCAAAATCAGACCTAAAATACCAAATGTCAAATGCCCCATGTTAATGAATCTTTAAGGTTGTCAGAATAGTccttttattttagaaatattaCATCCAGCAACTAAACCCATCCACAAAGACAATAGCTCTTTGAGcaaattcatatataaaatcACTTAACCTTTAGTAGGATTGAAGTTGGACAGGCTCATCTACAATGAGGGCAGGGCGCTGACAGCcagcatcaacaacaacaacaacaaaacctTGTCCCACTAGGTGAGACAGCCAGCATCAAGCCAACTCAATTTTAAAACATGATTCCCAAAATAAAACAAGGCAGAATccagataaattttaaaaagagacTTTTAAGACACAAGAAAGAAGTGTGGATCTCTGTTGGGTTTACCTTGACATACAAAAGATTCCTGTATATCTCTGGATCAAGTGTTGATAACTCATCAAGAAAGCTATACCGTCCCAATAGCTTTTGTACAAAAACATGAGAGAAGGAGTAATCAAGTAATATTCCTTCATAAAGAGCTTTACCGACAATTCTTCCAAGGAACTCAATCATTTGAAGACCATTATCTAAATATCTTGCAGATGCAGTAGGAATTAGAAGCCTATCGGAGGTTGAGGTTTGGGAAAATAATCCATATCTGAGGCAAACAGAATACATGTCAGCTTAGAAAGTCACTACAGATTCCTGAAAGAGGAAACATCcatgaaataaaaaaacaaaaattaaaattaaaaaaaaaagtcaaacatACTCAGGAGCAAAAGCTGCTTTTGATAAGTCTGTCAAAAATTCCTTAGATAATCCACCATAGTCCAGGCCAGCCTCAGGAAGGCCACATTCACTGACAAATGACACATGGATAGAGGACTTCAATCTTGACCCAAGGGAATTCAATTGTCGGAATCCATCTTCAACAATATGACCCCGACATACTACTATCTCAATTGCTCGTGAACCAGGTTCAGAAATTTCACCAGCCATTTTTCGCGAGGCCTTATCCATCTTGATTAATTCGCGAAACATCTCAACTCTATTTCAGTGATAAACCAAGTGATTAGCTACTTTCAATAATAAACTACATAATGTGTTACACTCAAAACAAATTATGATTTTGTTGACAGTGATTTTCTAATGTCAGTGAACACCATAGTTAATGACTTCTCAATTTAAACAACTCTTAATGAATAACAGAATTATTATATGGTAATTGGTAAAGAGACCCAGAAAGGTTTTTCTCAATTTACTCCACTAAGAAACCAAAACATGATCACATTTCTTGATCTAGATCTTGGACATGGCAAAGGAAATTTAGTGCTCCTATCTTTTTAGAGGACTTTCCCTCTCAAAACATGGTGAGAGATAGGAAAGCTACACTTCAACGATCTTTTGTTTGGCTTTTGGTTTTTGTATGGAGGATCTCTTATCCTCTcatcttattttaatattctgCTCCCAATCTTAATGGTATTCTTCTTTtatcaaacaacaacaacaacaacaacaacaagaataagaataacaataacaataacaataacaataacaataacaataacaataataataatcagaAGAATAAGACAAATAGGTTCCTGAAGAATTTTGCGATAACTTGATAGATATTTAACGGAAAAAAAAGTATCAGCAAGTCCTTGAGAAAACTTTGCCACAGATTTATAGGTGTCCCTGAAGGAAAAAGAATACCAAGTAAGTCCCTAAAGAATTGTGGAGCTAGACTTATAGGTCTTTGGTGGAATGGAATGACAGAAGGGTCCAACAAGTCTAGTGTTATAATTTTTCAGGATCTATAAGTTCATAATTGCAATTTTACAGAAACTTATAGGTACTCTTTTTTATTGAGACCTATAAGTTCATCACAAAATTTACTCAGGAAGTTACTTGGTATTTTTTTTGGTAGTAATCTATATGTCCATAGCAAAATTTTCAGGGACCTACTTGTCTTGTTACTCTAATAACAATAGTAAATCATGTTGGCTGTATTCCCCAGTCATCAGCTTTTCTTTACCAAGGTCTTATCCTTCTAAAACACCAACTGAAATAAGTATAAAAGTACAAGAACGGTGCCAAACAGAATTTATATCAAGAAGTAAAAGTCATGTTATGGTCAACTAGTTAGTAGTTACCTTTCTTCAAAAGGGAAAACATGAGGGGTAATGATGATAACAGAACCTGCACTCAGGGCAGCTGATGAATCATCAAATCTTAGGTTGGCTGATAAAACTTCATGGGTTCTGGCAGCAACTGCAATTGGTGGCCGGCTTTTTCTAGCGGGAGCAAGCCACAAATCAGGAGGACAAAATGAGTGTCTACAATCCCTTTCATACATTAAATGTAAGCATCTGATAGCACAATCCATGAGAGGCTTATTATGAGAACCACTACCATGGGACAAACCATTATACACTAGGGTATTTAGCATTGACGCAATTCTTCGTTGTTGCTCTAATCGGAATGGAACCTAACAATGTTATTAAAATGCTCCGTGATAGTTAGTTTCTGAAAATATGAACTAATCCATAAAATTACAAGTCCAAGAAGAAAGCATGTACATACTTGTTTCTCATAGAACTCTATGTCATCAAGAACAGAAAGCAGGTGAGAATAGGTTGCACAGAAGAGATGAAGCACAGAAAACACATCCTTTGGAATCCCTTGTGGGCCATGCCTCATAGGTTCTACGTCCCATAGCTCTAGTGAATCTTCATTCTCTCTGCTGGGCTCAGAATAACTGCCAACAGGATCTGTAACATCACTTGCAGCTTGTGACTTACCTGTAAACTTCTGAAGAACATTGACCCACCTATTACCCCCATCTTTACTTATCTGTTTTTGCATCTTCTCAAACGTTTTATGTTTGGCATTCCCACTTGTGTGATAAACAGATATATGTTTGTCTCCAGAAAAAAGGGAAACCTCCAGTACCTCCCACAATTGGAGAATAAATCCAGGAGTGAAGGACAGCATGTTGAGAACTGGTAATGAGCCACGAATTGGACTCAAGGTTGAAAATACTCTAAgcaaattagaataaaatagtGCAACATCAAACAAATCTAGTTTCTTAAGACATGGCAGACAATTTGACTGTGGAGTCTCAACCTTGTTGGTGCCATCTCTATTTATTGAAGCCAAAAGATTTGTAAGATGTGACGGCTGAGTAACAGGCCTAAATTGATCCATGTATGACATTATTAATGACTCATAGGTTGCTTCACCATCATACATAACTGTACCAACTGGATCTGTTGATGTTCCAGCATCAGTTT
This portion of the Arachis duranensis cultivar V14167 chromosome 6, aradu.V14167.gnm2.J7QH, whole genome shotgun sequence genome encodes:
- the LOC107493804 gene encoding LOW QUALITY PROTEIN: E3 ubiquitin-protein ligase UPL7 (The sequence of the model RefSeq protein was modified relative to this genomic sequence to represent the inferred CDS: deleted 2 bases in 1 codon) — protein: MDGTRKQQVSLRGASAKEITRDVLLEKVNRERELRNHAKRAAAAALLIQRVWRRFKVTKMVALQTRFSTWLQIAQSKKIHSMKICFTILLESMNSSDSKQNFCFLAIGTPEERRIWIYQARRLTSLGFSILSEFSECISGAQNLNIVTSLAMRLLVIFTDPKGWKGIVDDNRQDADLAAKDLIQFIGSNKSGSYLSIARYISALDNYSCQTKSIIPADELFFITASAITLAVRPFYLMNIDVIGPDMLDDNHAAKQYIVYLLTIPSLLQHLPSVLQPALRHKSILFPCFKTLLILKEKVLMEMSELVQSDNLVAFREIPPVGWALTNIICLATGNGNGSVNARSLNQGLDYALYVHVVITLAESLLAHLDNIGWMRKKRKTVQTDAGTSTDPVGTVMYDGEATYESLIMSYMDQFRPVTQPSHLTNLLASINRDGTNKVETPQSNCLPCLKKLDLFDVALFYSNLLRVFSTLSPIRGSLPVLNMLSFTPGFILQLWEVLEVSLFSGDKHISVYHTSGNAKHKTFEKMQKQISKDGGNRWVNVLQKFTGKSQAASDVTDPVGSYSEPSRENEDSLELWDVEPMRHGPQGIPKDVFSVLHLFCATYSHLLSVLDDIEFYEKQVPFRLEQQRRIASMLNTLVYNGLSHGSGSHNKPLMDCAIRCLHLMYERDCRHSFCPPDLWLAPARKSRPPIAVAARTHEVLSANLRFDDSSAALSAGSVIIITPHVFPFEERVEMFRELIKMDKASRKMAGEISEPGSRAIEIVVCRGHIVEDGFRQLNSLGSRLKSSIHVSFVSECGLPEAGLDYGGLSKEFLTDLSKAAFAPEYGLFSQTSTSDRLLIPTASARYLDNGLQMIEFLGRIVGKALYEGILLDYSFSHVFVQKLLGRYSFLDELSTLDPEIYRNLLYVKNYEGDVKELCLDFTVTEESFGKRHVIELKSGGKDISVTNENKLQYIHAMADYKLNIQILPFSNAFYRGLTDLISPSWLKLFNASEFNQLLSGGNYDIDIDDLKNNTRYTGGYNERSKTIKIFWEVVKGFKPDERCMLLKFVTSCSRAPLLGFKYLQPAFTIHKVACDVPLWTTFGGQDVDRLPSASTCYNTLKLPTYKRPGTLRTKLLYAITSNAGFELS